The proteins below are encoded in one region of Bifidobacterium catenulatum DSM 16992 = JCM 1194 = LMG 11043:
- a CDS encoding glycosyl hydrolase family 8: MTNATDTNKTLGESMFAQCGYAQDAIDKRVSQVWHEIFEGPNKFYWENDEGLAYVMDTGNNDVRTEGMSYAMMIALQYDRKDVFDKLWGWVMRHMYMKDGHHAHYFAWSVATDGTPNSNGPAPDGEEYFAMDLFLASRRWGDGEDIYEYSAWGREILRYCVHKGERYDGEPMWNPDNKLIKFIPETEWSDPSYHLPHFYEVFAEEADEEDRPFWHEAAAASRRYLQAACDEQTGMNAEYADYDGKPHVDESNHWHFYSDAYRTAANIGLDVAWNGPQEVLCDRVAALQRFFLTHDRTSVYAIDGTAVDEVVLHPVGFLAATAQGALAAVHSAQPDAEHNAREWVRMLWNTPMRTGTRRYYDNFLYAFAMLALSGKYRYE; this comes from the coding sequence ATGACAAATGCAACCGATACCAACAAGACATTGGGCGAGTCCATGTTCGCACAGTGCGGATATGCCCAGGACGCCATCGATAAGCGCGTGTCACAGGTCTGGCATGAAATTTTCGAAGGTCCGAACAAATTCTATTGGGAGAACGACGAAGGTCTTGCCTATGTGATGGACACCGGCAACAACGATGTACGTACCGAGGGTATGAGCTATGCGATGATGATCGCCCTGCAATACGACCGTAAGGACGTATTCGACAAGCTGTGGGGCTGGGTAATGCGTCACATGTACATGAAGGACGGTCATCATGCGCATTATTTCGCATGGTCGGTCGCGACGGACGGTACGCCGAACTCGAATGGTCCTGCACCTGACGGCGAGGAATATTTCGCGATGGACCTGTTCCTCGCCTCCCGTCGCTGGGGTGATGGCGAGGATATCTACGAATATTCCGCATGGGGACGCGAGATCTTGAGATATTGCGTCCATAAGGGCGAACGCTACGACGGCGAGCCCATGTGGAATCCCGACAACAAGCTCATCAAGTTCATTCCGGAAACCGAGTGGAGCGATCCGTCCTACCATCTGCCGCACTTCTATGAAGTATTCGCCGAAGAGGCTGACGAAGAAGACCGTCCATTTTGGCATGAGGCAGCCGCCGCAAGCCGTCGCTATCTGCAGGCGGCCTGCGACGAGCAGACCGGCATGAACGCTGAATACGCGGATTATGACGGAAAGCCGCATGTCGACGAGTCCAATCATTGGCATTTCTATTCCGACGCCTACCGTACCGCGGCGAATATCGGACTGGATGTAGCCTGGAACGGTCCGCAGGAAGTGCTGTGCGACCGCGTCGCCGCGCTGCAGCGATTCTTCCTGACCCACGACCGTACTAGCGTCTACGCCATCGACGGCACCGCCGTGGACGAGGTCGTGCTTCATCCGGTCGGATTCCTGGCCGCGACCGCGCAAGGCGCACTTGCGGCGGTGCATTCGGCCCAGCCCGACGCGGAACATAATGCCCGTGAATGGGTGCGCATGCTGTGGAATACGCCGATGCGAACCGGAACGCGTCGCTACTATGACAACTTCCTCTATGCTTTCGCCATGCTGGCGTTGAGCGGAAAGTATCGGTATGAATGA
- a CDS encoding glycoside hydrolase family 43 protein, giving the protein MMITSTNPMVYTDFPDPDIIRVGGVYYMATTTMHFTPGCDILRSYDLVHWEFIAHALNIVADTPEERLECEGANAYGRGMWAPSLRYHRGTWYVLFAANDTHTSYLLTADDPCGPWRKRELDGFYYDSGLFFDDDDRAYVVHGQSTLRITELNPELSGPMPGGLDRVIVQDDPQADLGYEGSHLYKHDGRYYVFTCHFPQGKGKTEACLMAESLDGAFEVREIIEDDLSFHGYGVAQGGMVDTPDGDWYAFMMQDRGGVGRVPILMPMRFGEDGFPVVGENGKVPQSVSVPAASCAEPVTPINGSEFIARYNAEGGVDANCLQPYWQFNHISHNEYWSLTERPGAFRLHSGRISSNLNHAWNTLTQRTMGPVTVAEVTVDASTLHDGDFAGLAAFQGCYSYIALTRRNGRTMLTVQYKPANDDSIFSDNDWDSPAVTDAEIMADADCMRLRAVYDFTDCKDEVTFFYRDADTPESEWCPLGTAHRMVFKMDHFTGCRIGLFLYSTKETGGIADFYDFAYSTPDTKEREQ; this is encoded by the coding sequence ATGATGATTACCTCAACTAATCCTATGGTCTACACGGATTTTCCTGATCCAGACATCATCCGGGTCGGGGGCGTGTATTACATGGCCACTACGACTATGCATTTCACACCCGGGTGCGATATTCTGCGCAGCTATGACCTAGTGCATTGGGAATTCATTGCGCACGCATTGAATATCGTGGCGGATACCCCTGAAGAACGTTTGGAATGTGAAGGTGCCAACGCCTACGGTCGAGGCATGTGGGCGCCGTCACTGCGTTACCATCGGGGCACCTGGTATGTGTTGTTCGCCGCCAACGATACGCATACCAGCTATCTGCTGACGGCGGACGATCCATGCGGCCCATGGCGAAAGCGTGAGCTTGACGGCTTCTATTACGACAGCGGACTGTTCTTTGACGACGATGATCGAGCCTATGTCGTACATGGGCAGTCGACATTGCGCATCACGGAGTTGAATCCTGAATTAAGCGGGCCGATGCCGGGTGGGCTCGACCGGGTCATCGTGCAGGACGATCCGCAGGCTGACCTTGGTTATGAGGGCAGTCACCTGTACAAGCATGATGGACGCTATTACGTCTTCACCTGTCACTTCCCGCAAGGCAAGGGCAAAACAGAAGCCTGCTTGATGGCCGAATCCTTGGATGGCGCTTTCGAAGTGCGTGAAATTATCGAAGACGACCTGTCCTTCCACGGTTACGGAGTCGCGCAAGGCGGTATGGTGGACACTCCGGACGGCGACTGGTATGCATTCATGATGCAGGACCGCGGCGGTGTGGGACGCGTGCCGATACTAATGCCGATGCGGTTCGGCGAGGACGGATTCCCCGTCGTCGGCGAGAACGGCAAAGTGCCGCAGTCGGTCAGCGTGCCGGCTGCAAGCTGTGCCGAACCTGTCACGCCCATCAACGGCAGCGAATTCATAGCCCGGTATAACGCCGAAGGCGGAGTCGATGCCAACTGTCTGCAGCCATACTGGCAGTTCAATCACATCTCACATAACGAATACTGGTCACTGACGGAACGTCCGGGAGCATTCCGCCTGCATTCCGGACGCATCAGCTCGAATCTCAATCATGCATGGAACACGCTGACGCAGCGCACGATGGGGCCTGTGACGGTGGCCGAAGTCACCGTCGACGCGTCGACATTGCATGATGGCGACTTCGCCGGATTGGCGGCGTTCCAAGGATGCTATTCCTACATCGCGCTTACGCGAAGGAACGGCCGCACGATGCTGACCGTCCAATACAAGCCGGCGAATGACGATTCCATCTTCTCCGATAATGATTGGGACAGTCCAGCCGTAACGGATGCGGAAATCATGGCGGATGCGGATTGCATGCGCCTGCGCGCGGTATATGATTTCACCGATTGCAAGGATGAAGTGACGTTCTTCTACCGCGATGCGGATACGCCGGAATCCGAATGGTGTCCATTGGGGACAGCGCACCGGATGGTCTTCAAAATGGATCATTTCACAGGTTGCCGTATCGGATTGTTCCTGTATTCGACAAAAGAGACCGGTGGAATCGCCGATTTTTACGACTTTGCGTATTCGACGCCGGATACGAAGGAAAGAGAGCAATGA
- a CDS encoding carboxylesterase/lipase family protein, translating to MKRQVIVSQGTVEGLAAEDQGITVFRGVPFAQPPVGGLRWRAPQPALPWDGVLQAFDFGPTAMQPTPGASDDFYDREWGTDPAVPMSEDCLYLNIWTPALRGYGADSMVASEKLPVMVWIYGGAYQCGGTFEKEFDGTHLAANGVVVVSVAYRLNAFGFMTHPLLHEEAVERGDGEPYANFGFLDQRAGIQWVKENIAKFGGDPENITVFGQSAGAASVLAQICSPMNHGLFQKAIMQSGAGLGYFNARQDTLEHAQANGIRLFEALGVSTLEQARAIPARTVLEAAESLPVPPDSGREDDWSMIVNWVPCVDGLFLPDQEERIVEGCKANNVDMLVGNTTNEFIASTEDGKPVHVGQLGNLTLIRKWTASGGTAPYYYHFDVAMPGDDAGAFHSSDLWFSFGSLAKCWRPFVGWHYDLARRMGLYWTNFAANGDPNGTDRDGTPLPVWDPCIGEECPAMHLCQEPGMRTDWLTETDRKAFGL from the coding sequence ATGAAGCGACAGGTCATAGTGTCGCAAGGAACTGTCGAAGGCTTGGCGGCTGAAGATCAGGGCATCACCGTGTTCCGAGGGGTCCCGTTCGCCCAGCCTCCCGTCGGCGGTCTGCGCTGGCGTGCGCCGCAGCCGGCCCTGCCATGGGATGGTGTGCTGCAAGCCTTCGATTTCGGGCCTACCGCGATGCAGCCGACGCCGGGTGCCTCCGATGATTTCTATGATCGTGAATGGGGCACTGATCCGGCCGTGCCGATGAGCGAGGATTGCCTCTACCTGAATATTTGGACTCCGGCATTACGCGGATATGGCGCGGATAGCATGGTAGCCTCCGAAAAGCTGCCAGTCATGGTCTGGATCTACGGCGGAGCCTATCAATGTGGCGGCACATTTGAAAAGGAATTCGACGGCACACATCTCGCCGCGAACGGCGTCGTTGTGGTCAGTGTGGCCTATCGCCTGAATGCATTTGGGTTTATGACGCACCCTTTGCTTCATGAGGAGGCCGTAGAACGCGGCGACGGCGAACCATATGCGAATTTCGGATTCCTGGATCAGCGTGCCGGAATCCAATGGGTGAAGGAAAACATCGCAAAGTTCGGCGGAGATCCGGAAAACATCACGGTTTTCGGCCAATCGGCCGGTGCCGCCAGCGTCTTGGCCCAGATCTGCTCGCCGATGAATCATGGCCTGTTTCAGAAAGCCATCATGCAATCCGGCGCAGGCTTAGGGTATTTCAATGCGCGGCAGGACACGCTGGAGCATGCGCAGGCCAACGGAATCCGTCTGTTCGAAGCATTGGGTGTCTCCACGCTGGAGCAGGCCCGTGCAATCCCGGCCCGAACGGTATTGGAAGCCGCCGAGTCCCTGCCTGTTCCACCGGACAGTGGACGTGAAGATGACTGGTCGATGATCGTCAATTGGGTGCCATGCGTGGACGGCCTGTTCCTTCCCGATCAGGAGGAGCGTATCGTCGAGGGCTGCAAGGCCAACAACGTTGACATGCTGGTCGGCAACACGACCAATGAGTTCATCGCTTCGACTGAAGATGGGAAGCCTGTGCATGTCGGCCAGCTCGGCAATCTCACGCTGATCCGCAAATGGACCGCAAGCGGTGGGACCGCGCCATACTACTATCATTTCGATGTCGCTATGCCGGGGGATGATGCCGGAGCCTTCCACTCGTCCGATCTGTGGTTCTCCTTTGGAAGCCTTGCGAAATGCTGGCGTCCGTTCGTTGGATGGCATTACGATCTGGCAAGGCGAATGGGGCTGTACTGGACCAATTTCGCAGCCAATGGCGATCCCAACGGAACGGACCGTGACGGAACGCCGCTTCCTGTATGGGATCCTTGCATCGGTGAGGAATGCCCCGCCATGCATTTGTGCCAAGAACCGGGCATGCGGACGGATTGGCTTACCGAAACGGATCGAAAAGCATTCGGCCTGTGA
- the dinB gene encoding DNA polymerase IV, translating to MSTAPRIAAAKRDWGHDEAGCTVLHIDMDAFYASLEVARHPEYRGRPVIIGVGNRSVVSAASYEARQYGINSAMASSRAQKLCPNGIFLPVDMSYYRAMSHRIFKEVLSRITGRIEQVSVDECYMDVSGALLRWGSPSAIGAWIREQVALRYNITCSVGIAANKLVAKMASTNAKPNGMLMIPVARHAQFVQMMPLRGIPGIGPSLEKRLNAWGIDSVADLARMSLESLERATGSAISAHGLYQASRGLDDRPVVPYTQEKSIGAERTFEADTQDMRQVCSMLRWCCDDVATSLRKRGFLARKVMVKLRFPDLSYATKGRTLDCPTDAASVLYPQCVDLLLAMMGMVPESVHAISLARPVRLAGMSTSGLVLAEETAIQPSLDDLLEENEAERHAAVQAKPAQMQTHAKRLRGAEAALDAVRQKYGNDIASFGV from the coding sequence ATGAGTACCGCACCGAGAATCGCAGCAGCCAAACGTGACTGGGGCCATGACGAGGCTGGGTGCACGGTGCTGCATATCGACATGGATGCTTTCTATGCGTCTTTGGAAGTGGCCCGGCACCCGGAATACCGCGGCAGGCCGGTGATCATCGGCGTGGGCAATCGTTCGGTGGTGTCCGCGGCCAGCTACGAGGCACGGCAATACGGCATCAACTCGGCCATGGCAAGTTCCAGGGCGCAAAAGCTATGCCCGAACGGCATTTTCCTTCCGGTCGACATGAGTTACTATCGCGCGATGTCGCATCGCATTTTCAAGGAAGTGCTCAGTCGGATTACCGGCCGCATCGAACAGGTATCGGTTGACGAATGCTATATGGACGTTTCCGGAGCATTGCTGCGGTGGGGCAGTCCCAGTGCCATTGGAGCGTGGATACGTGAACAGGTGGCCTTGCGCTACAACATCACCTGTTCCGTCGGCATCGCGGCGAACAAGCTGGTCGCCAAAATGGCATCCACCAATGCCAAGCCCAACGGCATGTTGATGATTCCCGTGGCGCGGCATGCGCAATTCGTGCAGATGATGCCATTGCGTGGCATTCCCGGCATCGGACCTTCTCTGGAAAAGCGTCTGAACGCGTGGGGCATCGACTCGGTCGCCGACCTTGCACGCATGAGTCTCGAATCTCTGGAGCGGGCCACCGGATCTGCTATCTCCGCACACGGCCTGTATCAGGCGTCCCGAGGCCTGGACGATAGGCCCGTCGTGCCATACACGCAGGAAAAATCGATTGGTGCGGAACGCACCTTCGAAGCAGACACACAAGACATGCGACAGGTGTGTTCTATGCTTCGCTGGTGTTGCGATGACGTGGCTACGTCGTTGCGTAAGCGTGGTTTCCTCGCACGCAAGGTCATGGTCAAACTCCGATTTCCGGACTTGAGTTATGCGACGAAAGGGCGCACGCTGGACTGCCCTACGGACGCGGCGAGCGTGCTTTACCCGCAATGCGTAGACCTGCTGCTCGCCATGATGGGCATGGTTCCGGAGTCCGTGCATGCCATTTCCCTTGCTCGACCCGTGCGTTTGGCGGGAATGAGCACCAGTGGACTTGTGCTTGCCGAAGAGACTGCGATCCAGCCCTCACTGGATGATCTGCTGGAAGAAAACGAAGCCGAACGGCATGCGGCGGTTCAGGCAAAACCTGCGCAAATGCAGACCCACGCAAAACGTTTGCGTGGTGCGGAAGCGGCACTGGATGCGGTGCGTCAAAAATACGGCAACGACATCGCCAGTTTCGGAGTGTAG
- a CDS encoding CapA family protein → MKYRKEAVHATNTEVLAAGRRRLAFAALAVLAVVLVAGIWLLVHSLQSKQSDADTKPATTVSEPKTAEKKQVTEPAEHHGNSPDCPDTDCIAMLVNGDLLFHEGLWNQYASANTAATDGTAFDFTGLFEPMRKYIEASDIAVCEFETPIAQRGGPYSAYPIFNIPPEVADAAKNVGYHACTHASNHSWDQGADGIARLWDTLEQDGIAQTGSYKTEKDSYEPLVIDSPTGGGKIGLVAGTVSLNAQTPDYDWRVDRLRESGDPNHQADIDKAVAKAKAAREQGADVVAMAMHSVQEYLDYADSWQQDEAHELADTGAFDVIYGAGCHCAQPIENYNGTWIIYGLGNAVTESANTADTIVNNQGVTARIQFAGKKGVAGSWRVNRIDWVPSANVTQGKYQWCSLASDHPDGPCWDETQDANVRQRIWDVLYSMGADQNVVKEWNITAERASSSGE, encoded by the coding sequence ATGAAATACAGAAAAGAGGCAGTGCACGCAACCAACACGGAAGTGCTTGCAGCCGGCCGACGCAGGCTCGCGTTCGCGGCGTTGGCCGTGCTTGCCGTCGTGCTTGTTGCGGGAATATGGCTGCTGGTGCATAGCCTTCAATCAAAGCAGAGTGATGCCGATACGAAGCCGGCAACAACGGTGAGCGAGCCAAAAACGGCTGAAAAGAAACAAGTGACCGAACCTGCGGAGCATCATGGCAATTCCCCAGATTGCCCCGATACCGATTGCATCGCCATGCTTGTCAACGGTGATCTGCTGTTCCATGAGGGATTGTGGAACCAGTATGCTAGCGCCAACACCGCGGCCACCGACGGCACCGCATTTGATTTCACCGGTCTGTTCGAACCGATGCGCAAATATATCGAAGCTTCCGACATCGCCGTATGTGAATTCGAAACACCTATCGCACAACGTGGCGGTCCATATTCCGCCTATCCGATTTTCAATATTCCTCCAGAAGTGGCCGATGCCGCGAAAAATGTGGGATATCATGCCTGCACTCATGCTTCGAATCATTCTTGGGATCAAGGTGCCGACGGCATCGCACGTTTGTGGGACACGCTTGAACAGGACGGCATAGCGCAAACCGGTTCCTATAAAACCGAAAAGGATTCGTATGAGCCGTTGGTCATCGATTCGCCGACGGGCGGCGGCAAAATCGGACTCGTTGCGGGAACCGTATCGTTGAATGCGCAAACGCCTGACTACGACTGGCGTGTGGATCGCCTTCGCGAATCCGGAGATCCGAACCATCAGGCCGATATAGACAAGGCCGTAGCCAAGGCGAAGGCCGCTCGAGAACAAGGTGCCGACGTGGTGGCCATGGCCATGCATTCCGTGCAGGAATACTTGGACTACGCCGATTCCTGGCAGCAGGATGAAGCGCACGAGCTAGCTGATACGGGCGCATTTGATGTGATCTATGGTGCCGGTTGCCATTGCGCGCAGCCGATCGAGAACTATAACGGCACTTGGATCATCTACGGTTTGGGTAATGCCGTAACCGAATCGGCTAATACGGCAGACACCATTGTAAACAACCAAGGTGTGACCGCGCGCATTCAATTCGCAGGCAAAAAAGGCGTGGCAGGCTCGTGGCGCGTCAACCGTATCGACTGGGTGCCCAGCGCCAATGTGACGCAAGGCAAATACCAATGGTGTTCGCTGGCAAGCGACCATCCGGACGGCCCCTGCTGGGATGAAACGCAAGACGCGAATGTGCGCCAACGCATCTGGGACGTGCTCTATTCCATGGGCGCCGACCAAAACGTGGTCAAGGAATGGAATATAACCGCAGAGCGGGCGAGTTCATCTGGCGAGTAG
- a CDS encoding D-2-hydroxyacid dehydrogenase family protein: MDEIYETQPERTDLPLVVVPVIIESMIESFEKNFELFKDIARVRMYKDFTLDEDTIVARCAEADAIIVIGFHCADSILDRLNAKCYAFGGTGVASYIDLNKAKERGIRVCNVVHYGDHAVAEHTIALLMELARQVGKLDRQVKEGNWDGVDGYELYGKKLGIIGLGGIGQTVARIAGTLGMDVSAWNSHVPERVLTDLNVTPVDDMNELIAGSDVVSIHLPLLDSTKGIVTAQNLEALKPGTMFINTARAEIIESGALLSRLQRGDIPAALDVFDHEPLTADDPLCSIPGIILTPHTAWRTDGAYVGITKQVVQSVAAYFKGEDFNVVV, translated from the coding sequence ATGGATGAAATCTACGAAACCCAGCCGGAACGTACCGATCTGCCGCTGGTGGTTGTGCCCGTCATCATCGAATCGATGATTGAATCGTTCGAAAAGAACTTCGAGCTGTTCAAAGACATTGCCCGCGTACGCATGTACAAGGATTTCACGCTCGATGAAGACACCATCGTCGCGCGTTGCGCCGAAGCCGACGCCATCATAGTGATCGGATTCCACTGCGCCGACTCGATCCTCGATCGTCTGAACGCGAAATGCTACGCTTTCGGCGGCACCGGCGTGGCCAGCTACATCGATCTAAACAAAGCCAAGGAACGCGGCATCCGCGTATGCAACGTGGTGCACTACGGCGACCATGCCGTAGCCGAACACACCATCGCACTGCTCATGGAACTCGCCAGGCAGGTCGGCAAACTCGACAGGCAAGTCAAAGAAGGCAATTGGGATGGTGTCGACGGCTATGAACTGTACGGTAAGAAGCTTGGCATCATCGGCCTTGGCGGCATTGGCCAAACCGTGGCGCGTATCGCCGGAACTCTTGGCATGGACGTGTCCGCATGGAACTCCCACGTTCCCGAGCGGGTGCTCACCGACCTGAACGTCACTCCGGTTGACGATATGAACGAACTGATTGCCGGATCCGACGTGGTGTCCATCCACTTGCCGTTGCTGGACTCCACAAAAGGCATTGTCACCGCGCAAAATCTTGAGGCTCTGAAACCGGGAACCATGTTCATCAACACGGCCCGCGCGGAAATCATCGAGTCAGGCGCGTTGCTCTCCAGACTCCAGCGCGGCGACATTCCTGCGGCGCTTGACGTGTTCGACCATGAGCCGCTCACTGCCGACGATCCGCTGTGCTCGATTCCAGGCATAATCCTCACCCCACACACCGCCTGGCGCACCGACGGCGCATATGTGGGCATCACCAAGCAGGTTGTTCAATCGGTCGCGGCTTACTTTAAAGGCGAGGATTTCAACGTCGTCGTGTGA
- a CDS encoding YigZ family protein has product MQTILDSADQPAHDAFVEKKSEFIGDACHIDSLDEALAFVQMIRDQHPKARHVAYAAVCGGSDGRLAERMSDDGEPSGTAGKPILDVLRANEMTDCVVAVTRYFGGILLGSGGLIRAYSTGASIAVKAATKAKIVPCSEYQVTLDYSQLGSFQNLLASVQGEQADAQYTDRIVLAVVVPQEQSQQFESRVVETFNATVTPQKTGTSNRPVKM; this is encoded by the coding sequence ATGCAGACCATACTCGATTCCGCTGATCAGCCCGCGCATGATGCGTTCGTCGAGAAGAAATCGGAATTTATCGGCGACGCCTGCCATATCGATTCCTTGGATGAGGCGCTCGCGTTTGTGCAGATGATTCGTGATCAGCATCCGAAAGCCCGTCATGTTGCCTATGCTGCGGTGTGCGGTGGCTCCGACGGCCGTTTGGCCGAGCGTATGAGCGATGATGGCGAGCCGTCGGGCACGGCCGGCAAGCCGATTCTCGACGTGCTACGCGCCAATGAGATGACGGATTGCGTGGTTGCCGTCACCCGGTATTTCGGTGGGATCCTATTGGGTTCTGGCGGTCTGATTCGTGCATATTCCACGGGTGCGTCCATCGCCGTCAAAGCGGCGACCAAAGCGAAAATCGTACCGTGTAGCGAATATCAGGTAACGCTCGACTACTCACAATTGGGCAGTTTTCAGAATCTTCTCGCCTCGGTGCAGGGTGAGCAGGCGGACGCGCAGTACACCGATCGCATCGTATTGGCGGTTGTCGTGCCACAGGAGCAATCGCAGCAATTCGAATCGCGTGTGGTCGAAACGTTCAATGCAACCGTGACTCCGCAGAAAACGGGAACTTCCAATCGTCCGGTGAAAATGTGA
- a CDS encoding AbrB family transcriptional regulator has product MTDAEIKQDGNAENESAQSQGQEIPSDFEPLTATYERLRHSADAAELSEFARRPLPDRSEQAAFSRATALLEAVAGNAHTPLEDRVFLAETMPFPNILVKLSTDESVEVRKAVAGNSNDKNWLVGRLTKDESPEVRDVALRNKRTSWKMRLEGAQDPDMDSQTLDFLGSLGTEIEPNAPAVLASMVRRAVAVNPNTSDQMLEKLAQDASGEVKRAAEKRLSEK; this is encoded by the coding sequence ATGACCGATGCTGAAATCAAGCAAGACGGCAATGCCGAGAACGAATCCGCACAATCGCAAGGCCAGGAGATTCCTTCGGATTTCGAGCCTCTGACCGCGACTTACGAGCGTTTGCGGCATTCCGCGGATGCCGCTGAACTGAGTGAATTCGCGCGCCGGCCATTGCCTGACCGTTCCGAGCAGGCTGCGTTCTCGCGAGCCACGGCACTGCTGGAGGCTGTCGCGGGCAATGCGCATACGCCGTTGGAAGATCGCGTTTTCCTCGCGGAAACCATGCCGTTTCCGAATATTCTCGTCAAACTGTCCACTGACGAATCCGTTGAGGTGCGCAAAGCCGTTGCCGGCAATTCCAATGATAAGAATTGGCTGGTGGGGCGTCTCACCAAGGATGAGTCCCCCGAAGTGCGCGATGTCGCATTGCGTAATAAGCGGACATCTTGGAAGATGAGGCTCGAAGGCGCGCAGGATCCGGATATGGATTCGCAAACCCTTGATTTTTTGGGATCCTTGGGAACCGAGATCGAACCGAACGCTCCGGCGGTGCTCGCTTCCATGGTGCGCAGGGCCGTTGCAGTGAACCCGAACACATCCGATCAGATGCTGGAAAAACTTGCGCAGGATGCGTCGGGAGAAGTAAAAAGGGCCGCTGAAAAGCGTCTTTCGGAAAAATAG